Proteins encoded by one window of Aspergillus chevalieri M1 DNA, chromosome 6, nearly complete sequence:
- a CDS encoding NAD(P)-dependent alcohol dehydrogenase (COG:Q;~EggNog:ENOG410PK6E;~InterPro:IPR013154,IPR013149,IPR036291,IPR011032, IPR020843;~PFAM:PF00107,PF08240;~go_function: GO:0016491 - oxidoreductase activity [Evidence IEA];~go_process: GO:0055114 - oxidation-reduction process [Evidence IEA]), which yields MSATTNTSQKRGLVSYGPYSTGGWKLQNLTLRPLQARELLVEIVASGICQTDLHFAGAESGFGVHYPRIMGHEGAGYVREVGPGTQGAKPGDAVILSFSACKSCEPCHRGHPAHCFNFNVINFEVVPENYAFKEQGKSPNEANGYDIYGKFFGQSSFSSWSIVREDSVINVSGTVHTREELQLLSPLGCGIQTGTGAIINAGNATPDDRVVVLGLGGVGLSAVMGAKVAGCRQIIGIDRHESRLELAKELGATDVVKVDGLDNLAVVTEAVRGMTRGLGANITLDTTGVPALIAEGTRMTGFKGKIMQVGTAPEGGTLSIPIHEFMVSGKQFMGVVEGDVNPQEYVPRMIQWVKDGSLPLERIVKFYPAEEFEKAIGDMQSGKTVKPVILW from the exons ATGTCCGCTACTACAAATACAAGCCAAAAACGCGGCCTAGTCTCCTACGGCCCCTACAGCACCGGTGGGTGGAAACTGCAGAACCTCACTCTCCGCCCTCTCCAAGCACGAGAATTGCTCGTTGAAATTGTCGCGTCGGGAATATGCCAGACGGATCTGCATTTTGCGGGTGCAGAGAGTGGGTTTGGGGTTCATTATCCCCGGATTATGGGGCATGAAG GAGCCGGATATGTTCGAGAAGTCGGTCCCGGGACACAAGGAGCTAAACCCGGTGACGCTGTTATCTTGTCCTTTTCGGCATGTAAGAGCTGTGAGCCGTGTCATCGGGGGCATCCCGCGCACTGTTTCAATTTCAACGTGATCAATTTCGAAGTGGTTCCTGAGAACTACGCGTTCAAGGAGCAAGGGAAATCCCCCAATGAGGCAAATGGGTATGATATCTACGGCAAATTCTTCGGTCAGTCGAGTTTCTCTAGCTGGTCTATTGTCCGGGAGGACTCCGTTATCAATGTCTCCGGTACCGTCCACACGCGTGAGGAATTGCAGCTTCTTTCGCCACTAGGCTGTGGAATCCAGACCGGGACTGGGGCTATCATCAACGCTGGAAATGCTACTCCCGACGACCGGGTCGTGGTACTTGGCCTGGGCGGTGTCGGGTTAAGCGCCGTCATGGGCGCCAAGGTCGCAGGCTGTAGACAGATTATCGGAATCGATCGACACGAGTCGCGCCTGGAGCTCGCTAAGGAACTCGGTGCTActgatgtcgtcaaggttgACGGATTGGATAATCTTGCTGTTGTGACAGAAGCAGTGCGGGGTATGACCAGGGGGTTGGGCGCGAATATCACGCTGGATACGACGGGTGTACCCGCGCTGATCGCGGAAGGCACGCGGATGACCGGGTTCAAGGGGAAGATCATGCAAGTCGGGACTGCGCCAGAGGGAGGGACATTGTCGATTCCAATCCACGAATTCATGGTCTCCGGGAAGCAGTTTATGGGTGTTGTCGAGGGGGATGTGAATCCGCAGGAGTATGTTCCGCGGATGATCCAGTGGGTGAAGGATGGGAGCTTGCCGTTGGAGAGGATTGTCAAGTTTTATCCGGCGGAGGAGTTTGAGAAGGCGATTGGGGATATGCAGTCAGGGAAGACGGTTAAGCCTGTTATTTTGTGGTAG
- the UBX1 gene encoding protein phosphatase regulator SHP1 (BUSCO:EOG0926423H;~COG:Y;~EggNog:ENOG410PI0B;~InterPro:IPR012989,IPR009060,IPR036241,IPR001012, IPR029071;~PFAM:PF08059,PF14555,PF00789;~go_function: GO:0005515 - protein binding [Evidence IEA]) translates to MENNPADHDEAVSQFCSLTGLQPSEAQEYLAANGWDIEAAVTEYFAEQDEALQDANTGGQHLGAGEESAGPSASLSGTPQQSSSGGRSRPPKKFATLRDFASAGGDSSDDDENPSQPFFAGGEKSGLAVQNPDDLKKKIIEKASRTQLPSPDDSQPRRSHFTGTARTLGGDDAPSQVIEAPSAPAAPQLPQRVQRTLHFWADGFSVDDGDLYRSDDPRNAEILDGIRQGRAPLSIMNVQRGQEVDVEIQQHEEKYVKPKPKYQPFAGQGFRLGSPTPGVSAAPPSAPAAAPSQATSEPAKPNVDESQPTVTLQIRLGDGTRLTSRFNTTHTIDDVYQFVGAASPISQSRPWVLMTTFPSKELTDKSAVLGDLAEFKRGGVVVQKWQ, encoded by the exons ATGGAGAACAACCCCGCAGATCACGATGAGGCCGTTTCGCAGTTCTGTTCGCTGACCGGTCTTCAGCCTTCAGAG GCACAGGAATACCTCGCGGCGAATGGGTGGGATATCGAGGCAGCAGTGACCGAGTATTTCGCAGAACAAGACGAGGCCTTGCAGGACGCAAATACAGGTGGACAGCATCTTGGTGCCGGAGAGGAATCTGCAGGCCCGTCAGCTTCGTTGTCAGGTACACCTCAGCAGTCGTCTTCAGGTGGACGTAGCCGACCCCCCAAAAAATTCGCTACTCTGCGTGACTTCGCGTCTGCGGGTGGTGATTCTTCCGATGATGACGAGAACCCCAGCCAGCCTTTCTTTGCGGGTGGTGAGAAGTCCGGGTTGGCTGTGCAGAATCCCGATGATCTCAAGAAGAAGATTATTGAAAAGGCCAGCAG AACCCAGCTCCCATCCCCTGACGACTCCCAACCCCGAAGATCCCATTTCACTGGTACCGCCCGTACTCTTGGTGGCGACGATGCTCCCAGTCAAGTGATCGAAGCCCCTAGtgctcctgctgctcccCAACTTCCACAACGAGTCCAGCGGACCCTCCACTTTTGGGCAGATGGTTTCTCGGTTGATGATGGAGACTTGTACCGCTCGGACGATCCACGGAACGCAGAAATTCTAGACGGAATTCGCCAGGGACGCGCTCCTCTTTCAATAATGAACGTacagcgaggtcaggaggtGGATGTGGAGATTCAACAGCACGAGGAAAAATACGTGAAACCCAAGCCCAAGTACCAACCGTTTGCCGGACAGGGATTCCGACTTGGAAGCCCAACACCTGGCGTCAGCGCCGCTCCACcttctgctcctgctgctgccccCAGTCAGGCTACTTCGGAACCCGCAAAGCCTAACGTGGACGAGTCGCAGCCTACAGTCACTCTGCAAATCAGGCTCGGTGACGGAACACGCCTTACGTCCCGATTCAACACCACTCACACTATCGACGATGTCTACCAGTTTGTCGGAGCGGCCAGCCCTATCAGCCAGTCGCGTCCGTGGGTGTTGATGACCACATTCCCTAGCAAGGAGCTTACCGATAAGAGTGCTGTGCTTGGTGACTTGGCTGAGTTTAAGAGAGGTGGTGTGGTGGTGCAGAAGTGGCAGTAA
- a CDS encoding uncharacterized protein (COG:S;~EggNog:ENOG410PYZX), producing the protein MGARRRMGPATRAQDRLHSMRLRSEKRLNKHNGKEDASMEDAPEVCKTPTAPPREPTTPQQSPEQLRCEIPMQAQHFPCNPPENQYLPTQPERDTPPTTPTHESPQSQLGSELQSHIAAAVASKTSQIKTTGDEVLELVSMVSQKVIDWEKQSLQGAASLGRDIRTLVLNFGKNLTTGNPSEQENHHPPHPVHNSYAKTVGSPSTAPRTQPKLPKTTYKPPQPEKPLRIFLRLSKDHPARQASPHATMDILRKHLDKTCSAAIKEIQQVPSGLAIWPKDGPGLRLLTEHRELLERLIQGATAEVEQKWAIYALPNAPQQYTSYYGTQVPVTEQMALDEFKLQTGLSPLRFYRSNKNPLSGTLVMAVPETQVQTVPKRVYLFVLGLSQPPDLHPHP; encoded by the exons ATGGGCgccaggagaagaatgggccctgctaccagagcgcaagATCGCCTGCACTCTATGCGATTGAGAAGTGAGAAAagactcaacaagcacaatggaaaagaagatgCCAGCATGGAGGATGCCCCGGAGGTCTGCAAGACCCCGACCGCGCCTCCTCGAGAGCCCACCACCCCACAACAATCACCAGAACAGCTGAGATGTGAGATACCGATGCAAGCTCAACACTTCCCTTGCAATCCTCCTGAAAACCAGTATCTACCCACACAGCCTGAACGGGATACCCCTCCTACAACTCCGACCCACGAGTCCCCCCAAAGCCAACTGGGCTCAGAGCTCCAGAGCCACattgcagcagcagtggcATCGAAAACATCGCAAATAAAGACCACCGGAGATGAGGTTCTAGAGCTTGTCTCCATGGTTAGCCAGAAGGTCATTGATTGGGAAAAGCAGAGCCTACAGGGAGCAGCCTCCTTGGGCAGAGATATTAGGACTCTGGTCCTCAATTTCGGCAAGAATCTAACAACTGGAAATCCTTCTGAACAGGAGAATCACCACCCCCCGCACCCGGTACACAACAGCTATGCCAAAACTGTTGGATCCCCATCCACCGCCCCCAGGACACAGCCCAAGCTACCCAAGACCACATACAAGCCACCACAACCAGAGAAACCTCTACGCATTTTTCTCCGCCTCTCCAAAGATCATCCAGCCCGTCAAGCTAGCCCGCACGCCACAATGGACATACTGAGGAAACACCTGGACAAGACCTGTTCTGCAGCTATTAAAGAGATCCAACAAGTGCCCTCGGGCTTGGCAATCTGGCCTAAGGATGGCCCGGGCCTCCGACTCCTCACAGAACACAGGGAGCtcctggaacgccttataCAGGGAGCCACAGCCGAAGTCGAACAGAAATGGGCTATCTACGCCCTACCAAATGCACCCCAGCAGTATACCAGTTATTATGGGACCCAAGTGCCTGTAACCGAGCAGATGGCTCTGGATGAATTTAAGCTTCAGACAGGCCTCTCCCCTCTGAGATTTTACCGCTCAAATAAGAATCCGCTGTCTGGCACCCTTGTCATGGCAGTCCCAGAAACTCAAGTTCAAACAGTGCCCAAAAGGGTCtacctctttg TGCTGGGACTATCACAACCCCCGGACCTGCACCCGCATCCCTAG
- a CDS encoding uncharacterized protein (TransMembrane:1 (i133-152o)), whose translation MRHNNIRISPSAWINDPMNYPFPEPPSVISLPPGRAMGTSHSIMSASYMKTPSWSAPVDAQRPPTTSTTVEKATRPPHSHGVTGRWMRFCAPSQEQGISMDGCRGLTFTARYVRHTDLKPTNPQKKKKSPLPLPFHLLLPLLPLNGYIVLVIQPKSFSASSCEGVFASV comes from the coding sequence ATGCGCCACAACAATATCAGGATctctccatcagcctggATAAACGACCCCATGAACTATCCCTTCCCAGAACCACCCTCGGTCATCTCCTTGCCGCCCGGTCGGGCCATGGGGACTTCGCACAGtatcatgagcgcttcatACATGAAGACGCCAAGTTGGAGTGCTCCTGTGGACGCCCAAAGACCCCCcaccacttctactactgtcgaaaaggccacaaggcctccccacagccatggggtaaccggcaggtggatgagattctgcgctCCAAGTCAGGAACAAGGGATCTCCATGGATGGTTGCAGAGGTCTCACTTTTACAGCACGATATGTCCGGCACACTGACctcaaacccaccaacccccaaaaaaaaaaaaaatctcctcttcctctcccttttcacctccttctccccctcctccccctgaatggatatatagTGCTGGTTATTCAGCCCAAGAGTTTTTCAGCAAGTTCCTGCGAGGGAGTCTTCGCCAGTGTATGA
- a CDS encoding putative C2H2 transcription factor (COG:S;~EggNog:ENOG410PG7N;~InterPro:IPR036236,IPR036864,IPR007219,IPR013087, IPR001138;~PFAM:PF04082;~TransMembrane:1 (o463-483i);~go_function: GO:0000981 - DNA-binding transcription factor activity, RNA polymerase II-specific [Evidence IEA];~go_function: GO:0003677 - DNA binding [Evidence IEA];~go_function: GO:0008270 - zinc ion binding [Evidence IEA];~go_process: GO:0006351 - transcription, DNA-templated [Evidence IEA];~go_process: GO:0006355 - regulation of transcription, DNA-templated [Evidence IEA]): MQSNSIYQCPICPRHYKRREHLKRHRSSHTSERPHRCPQCDARFQRADVLRRHLQTCLERRGSRGVTTRRRACDRCVRQKKACDLQQPCDRCAQQTVECCYSIGVDVTASEERITPASLGNAELAPAPPAPETTLAMTFRWPDFDADNPVVNSGEYDAMALSDPNMLDNASPSWQDLIAMVSEGPPGPDNTSFQFLDKMTSNTGLAYSFDCGTPEQRAQVLSTLEREVEIEYGASSSSETLVTSESPLVDGLSLNWLNDPLSLKTHQILHFIKDVVMVKPRNSSVTLDWSSSLQQSCLQFFSPANLRKYLGLYWAIWHPNVNFIHRPSFDSTSAKPTVLAAMTLLGACMSPETSDNEDARMWFNCVEELVFTDEDFNSDFTSAASCPTLHRNIVQALQAAYMVCLYQNWEGSDASKRRIRRCRFASLVSTARDVDLTTVKHAKYSEQTRYQFEWKDFATREELIRVLIWIFLLDTAFVLFNNLPPRMVIKEMKIHMAVPDACFQASTADDCYEQIKRLLPANSQYWNISFCNAFRSLFQENLAMNLRYDIAALGPLNLFALTSAIHSQIFQYRSNSWGTVRLLAPIRNALDNWRAIWELSVTSLPPKLSPHVDRADDDGYYNTQIIMHQPERMWRRVGFCRYCPEYWLLANLMVSQLTELCMSGSQPRNELERLDDEPLDSILKKYDETSMQQANDMILSFQRWQVFSC; encoded by the exons ATGCAGTCAAATTCGATCTATCAATGCCCAATTTGTCCAAGACACTACAAACGCCGCGAACACCTGAAACGCCATCGTAGTTCTCATACTTCCGAACGCCCCCACCGATGTCCGCAGTGCGACGCACGGTTTCAGCGCGCAGATGTGCTGAGACGGCATCTGCAGACTTGCTTGGAAAGGAGGGGGTCCCGGGGGGTGACGACTCGTCGGAGGGCTTGTGATCGCTGCGTGCGACAGAAAAAAGCATGTGATTTGCAGCAGCCGTGTGATCGCTGTGCGCAACAGACGGTTGAGTGTTGTTATTCTATTGGAGTTGATGTTACGGCTTCAGAGGAGAGGATCACGCCCGCGAGTCTGGGAAATGCAGAGctagcaccagcaccaccagcaccagaaACGACGCTGGCGATGACGTTTCGCTGGCCGGACTTTGATGCAGACAATCCGGTGGTGAATTCGGGCGAATATGATGCTATGGCCCTCAGTGATCCGAATATGCTGGACAACGCTAGCCCTAGTTGGCAGGATTTGATTGCGATGGTATCGGAGGGTCCGCCGGGGCCCGATAACACCTCGTTTCAGTTCCTCGACAAGATGACCAGCAACACGGGGTTGGCGTACAGCTTTGACTGCGGGACACCAGAGCAACGAGCACAGGTGCTGTCCACCCTAGAAAGAGAAGTGGAAATCGAATATGGagcatcgtcatcatccgaGACGTTGGTCACGTCGGAATCACCGTTGGTCGATGGATTATCGCTGAATTGGCTTAATGACCCCCTCTCGCTCAAGACTCATCAGATCCTGCACTTCATCAAAGACGTGGTCATGGTGAAGCCCCGGAATAGTTCCGTGACGCTGGATTGGTCATCGTCGCTGCAGCAGTCGTGTCTGCAATTCTTTTCGCCGGCAAATCTGCGCAAGTATCTAGGGCTATACTGGGCGATCTGGCATCCCAATGTCAACTTCATCCATCGACCTAGTTTTGATTCTACCTCAGCTAAGCCAACCGTGCTGGCGGCTATGACCTTACTTG GTGCATGCATGTCACCCGAAACGTCCGACAACGAGGACGCCCGGATGTGGTTCAACTGCGTTGAAGAGCTGGTCTTCACAGACGAGGACTTCAATAGCGATTTTACTTCTGCGGCATCTTGTCCTACCCTACATCGGAATATCGTTCAGGCACTGCAGGCAGCTTATATGGTGTGCTTATACCAGAACTGGGAGGGTAGCGATGCGAGTAAGCGGCGGATTCGACGTTGTCGCTTTGCCAGCCTTGTTTCT ACCGCTCGAGACGTCGACTTAACGACCGTCAAACACGCGAAATACAGCGAACAGACTCGGTACCAATTCGAATGGAAAGATTTTGCCACTCGAGAAGAGCTAATTCGTGTCTTAATCTGGATCTTCCTTCTCGATACAGCATTCGTTCTCTTCAACAATCTCCCTCCCCGCATGGTTATTAAAGAAATGAAAATCCACATGGCCGTGCCCGATGCATGCTTTCAAGCATCGACCGCCGACGACTGCTATGAACAGATAAAACGACTCCTCCCTGCGAACAGCCAGTACTGGAATATATCCTTTTGCAACGCGTTCAGGAGTCTCTTCCAGGAAAATCTAGCAATGAATCTCCGCTACGACATAGCCGCCCTGGGCCCATTGAACCTTTTCGCCTTAACCTCTGCCATCCACTCACAAATCTTCCAATATCGCAGCAACTCATGGGGCACCGTCCGACTCCTCGCCCCAATTCGCAATGCGTTGGACAATTGGCGCGCAATCTGGGAACTCTCAGTGACATCCCTACCCCCCAAACTCTCCCCACACGTCGACCGCGCCGACGACGACGGCTACTACAACACCCAGATAATCATGCACCAACCCGAACGAATGTGGCGACGAGTTGGCTTCTGCAGATACTGTCCGGAGTACTGGTTACTGGCGAATTTGATGGTCAGTCAGCTCACAGAATTGTGTATGTCGGGGTCGCAGCCGAGGAATGAGTTGGAGAGGTTGGATGATGAGCCGCTGGATTCGATATTGAAGAAGTATGATGAGACGAGTATGCAGCAGGCAAATGATATGATTTTGAGTTTTCAGCGGTGGCAGGTTTTTAGTTGTTAG
- a CDS encoding uncharacterized protein (COG:S;~EggNog:ENOG410Q09M), with amino-acid sequence MQNHRERRQRQSSFSHHRWSQLSPPHPSPITATAGPSNTRHQPPALDESIRAYRTMALRQINSYQPKPWSRTRRQTISTTRNNPSGTPQSQRPVSQPVLVRTYSGNTGENIINHHHHHNNKKPPELAKNPSTPSPRRLSFPFLNIPSSPPQNKTTGPKLPPPEAFSIESILTAIDPSIQGTLTSIAEIYGRSKLSLANEYGSHIAPLGEIRAPPGYLLTVDEASSEQERQQDKTDNGGVDSCYMSFAPFSVAGDRSSVQAQPDTPRSTTETNLGFELDTGFGEPATREFAEGDGVCGRGLLGEDGKQRVVTPAVVSEVHLDAQADQVLESGAGDDGSGSLSLLGGLQSFFNRVTQYGQARTCRQSAEVQLRAMLHRDLPAE; translated from the coding sequence ATGCAAAACCACCGAGAAAGAAGACAACGAcaatcctccttctcccacCACCGCTGGTCCCAACTCTCTCCCCCACACCCATCTCCAATcacagcaacagcaggcCCATCAAACACTCGTCACCAACCGCCAGCACTCGATGAATCCATACGGGCATATCGCACCATGGCCCTTCGCCAAATTAACAGCTATCAACCAAAACCCTGGTCGCGAACCCGTCGACAAACCATCAGCACTACACGGAATAACCCATCTGGCACCCCCCAGTCCCAAAGACCAGTATCCCAACCTGTCCTCGTCCGGACATACTCCGGTAACACGGGAGAAAACatcatcaatcaccaccaccatcacaacaacaagaaaCCCCCAGAGCTAGCAAAGAACCCCAGCACCCCATCCCCACGACGGCTATCCTTCCCATTCCTAAACatcccctcctctccccctcAGAACAAAACCACCGGCCCGAAACTCCCCCCACCAGAAGCATTCAGCATCGAATCCATCCTCACTGCAATAGATCCCTCCATCCAGGGAACCCTAACCTCCATCGCCGAAATCTACGGCCGCAGCAAACTAAGCCTCGCGAACGAATACGGGAGCCACATTGCCCCGCTAGGCGAGATCCGCGCCCCGCCGGGCTACCTCTTAACAGTCGACGAGGCAAGTTCTGAGCAAGAGCGGCAGCAGGATAAAACTGACAATGGCGGCGTGGACTCGTGTTATATGAGTTTTGCGCCGTTTTCGGTGGCCGGGGATAGATCTTCTGTGCAGGCGCAGCCGGATACGCCACGGTCGACGACGGAGACGAATTTGGGGTTTGAATTGGATACTGGGTTTGGGGAGCCTGCTACGAGGGAATTTGCGGAGGGTGATGGGGTTTGTGGGAGGGGTTTGTTGGGGGAGGATGGTAAGCAGCGGGTTGTTACGCCGGCTGTTGTGTCGGAGGTTCATCTTGATGCGCAGGCGGATCAGGTGTTGGAGTCGGGGGCTGGGGATGATGGTTCTGGGTCATTATCGTTGTTGGGAGGGCTGCAGTCCTTTTTCAACCGGGTTACACAGTATGGCCAGGCGAGAACGTGTCGACAGTCTGCAGAAGTGCAGCTGCGCGCGATGCTTCATCGTGATCTGCCTGCGGAGTAG
- the CFD1 gene encoding Mrp/NBP35 family ATP-binding protein (COG:D;~EggNog:ENOG410PH4D;~InterPro:IPR019591,IPR028600,IPR027417,IPR033756;~PFAM:PF01656;~go_function: GO:0051539 - 4 iron, 4 sulfur cluster binding [Evidence IEA];~go_process: GO:0016226 - iron-sulfur cluster assembly [Evidence IEA]), which yields MPLNGVKNVVLVLSGKGGVGKSSVTLQLALALSLQGKSVGILDIDLTGPSIPRLVGLEGAKITQAPGGWLPVTVHDAAHGTATAQEGQTAQTQERSGNESKRGSLRCMSLGFLLRDRGDAVIWRGPKKTAMIRQFLADVHWGETDYLLVDTPPGTSDEHIALAEQLLTLSTTDPRIAAVNPALPRLAGAVLVTTPQAIATSDVRKEVNFCVKTKIPTLGVIENMSGYACPCCGEVSNLFSSGGGQIMAQEMGVRFLGIVPVDVKFGVLIEGDVVDGGSDSEGEEEGKTEKEVEEREPDNRPLVERYKTECYSYAKFEEFAKTLISGIEATA from the exons ATGCCTCTCAATGGAGTTAAGAATGTCGTCCTG GTTCTCTCAGGAAAAGGCGGCGTCGGCAAATCCTCCGTAACCCTCCAACTCGCCCTcgccctctccctccaaGGCAAATCCGTCGGCATCCTTGACATCGACTTGACCGGCCCTTCAATCCCAAGATTAGTCGGCCTCGAAGGCGCGAAGATCACGCAAGCCCCCGGTGGTTGGTTACCGGTGACTGTCCACGATGCTGCCCACGGCACCGCAACAGCACAAGAAGGACAAACTGCGCAGACGCAAGAAAGAAGTGGAAATGAAAGTAAACGAGGCTCCCTCCGTTGCATGTCCCTAGGCTTCCTCCTGCGCGATCGCGGCGACGCAGTGATTTGGCGCGGTCCCAAGAAAACAGCCATGATCCGCCAATTCCTGGCAGACGTGCACTGGGGGGAAACGGACTACCTGCTCGTCGACACACCACCCGGTACAAGCGATGAGCACATCGCGCTCGCAGAACAACTCCTCACGCTCTCCACGACGGATCCGCGCATCGCGGCTGTCAACCCTGCTCTCCCAAGACTGGCCGGTGCGGTGCTTGTCACGACGCCGCAGGCGATTGCGACGTCTGATGTGCGGAAGGAGGTGAATTTCTGTGTGAAGACGAAGATTCCGACGCTGGGGGTTATTGAGAATATGTCTGGGTATGCGTGTCCGTGTTGTGGGGAGGTGAGCAATTTGTTTTCGAGTGGGGGTGGCCAGATTATGGCGCAGGAGATGGGGGTGAGGTTCTTGGGGATTGTGCCGGTGGATGTTAAGTTTGGGGTGTTGATTGAGGGGGATGTTGTGGATGGTGGGAGTGATagtgagggagaggaggagggtaAGACGGAGAAGGAGGTTGAAGAAAGAGAGCCTGACAACCGGCCGCTGGTTGAGAGGTACAAGACGGAGTGTTACTCGTATGCGAAGTTTGAGGAGTTTGCGAAGACGTTAATATCTGGGATTGAGGCTACGGCGTGA
- a CDS encoding uncharacterized protein (COG:S;~EggNog:ENOG410PQVS;~SECRETED:SignalP(1-18)), whose product MGAFTLLSFLSLFSSILAAPGRNQNKHLTATAIVNTPDNKSSAFQCWQINTPFDVATLDGTAAGAMNLALADVSKVNYVVRPPHEEYGLHNAPNAQIVVYLSGLINITVPTKPEQQSLILGGGHGLFFAMDTEGEGHYATYPSDEQTVGLMIPLKDGKAPEHVVLDDKPCGTTSSII is encoded by the coding sequence ATGGGGGCTTTCAcactcctctccttcctctccctcttctccagCATCCTGGCCGCACCTGGTCGAAACCAAAACAAACACCTCACCGCAACCGCCATCGTAAACACCCCCGACAACAAATCATCCGCCTTCCAATGCTGGCAAATCAACACTCCATTCGATGTCGCAACCCTCGACGGCACCGCCGCCGGCGCCATGAACCTCGCCCTCGCAGACGTATCAAAAGTAAACTACGTCGTGCGCCCGCCACATGAAGAATACGGGCTACACAATGCGCCCAACGCACAGATCGTCGTGTACCTCTCCGGATTGATTAACATTACCGTGCCGACGAAGCCGGAACAGCAGTCGTTGATTCTGGGTGGTGGACATGGTTTGTTTTTTGCGATGGACACGGAGGGCGAAGGGCATTATGCGACGTATCCGAGTGATGAGCAGACGGTTGGGTTGATGATTCCGCtgaaggatgggaaggcgCCGGAGCATGTGGTTTTGGATGATAAGCCGTGTGGGACGACGTCGAGCATTATCTGA